In Corynebacterium aquatimens, one genomic interval encodes:
- the pepN gene encoding aminopeptidase N → MKTNLRRIDAEARAELISDVHYDVALDITGAETFTSRTTVAFTSGEGEAFFDLIADRFEATLDGTRIDDRSLTLTQGTHELVVDATQTYSHTGEGLHKFVDPADGKEYLYTQFEPAYAQLVFACFDQPDLKATYDIAVTAPERYVVVLNESVDVDNRGDGTAVTSTKIDYPLSTYLIAVIAGEYESVHDEYTDSHGEIPLGLYARASIIKHMDSERLFRETKEGFGYFHKKFGRAYPFGKYDQIFCPEYNMGAMENVGAVTLRDEYVFTSPPTPFRYERRNDTILHEMAHMWFGDLVTMKWWDDLWLNESFATWSAAIAQAEATEFENAWVTFASIEKAWAYAADQLPSTHPIAADAPDIETAEQNFDGITYAKGASVLKQLAAYVGVEQFFAGVRDHFANHAFANATFADLLGALEKASGRDLSDWADQWLRTTGVSILRPDTSGGAFTVIQESPVQRTHRVGVGLYSRDEASGKVTRTHYVEVDITGAETAVPELDGVPHDLALVNDEDLTYCLMGLTDEHTQFVLDYLGDIVDPMARTLCWSAIWEAVRGGRLPARKFVELVARFAGAEDQPAVQERLLGQATSAVKYYVSPDWQREGYALLENAFRGQEPRIIFDRALAQLDQLGPDSISYLRDLLYGDSATDNQELRWLALTALTANGEFDGDAAAKAAAEEDDPSSQGEVSRLRIRAAADKRWAWDELTGVGAADISNLASRHLIEGIMWNDRGLEGLTDEFFRIAPQLWDTLSNEMAQRTLEGLYPAYDISQSAVDKAHDLLNADVPAGLKRVISEGQDRAARAVRNRAVDEAS, encoded by the coding sequence ATGAAGACTAACTTGCGCAGAATTGACGCCGAAGCCCGCGCCGAGCTGATCAGCGATGTTCACTATGACGTCGCACTGGACATCACCGGGGCTGAGACGTTCACGTCACGCACAACGGTGGCGTTCACCTCAGGTGAAGGGGAGGCGTTTTTTGACCTCATCGCGGATCGCTTTGAGGCAACGCTTGACGGCACGCGTATCGACGACCGCTCGCTGACGCTGACTCAGGGCACCCATGAACTGGTGGTGGACGCGACCCAGACGTATTCCCACACGGGCGAGGGATTGCACAAATTCGTAGACCCGGCTGACGGAAAAGAGTACCTGTACACCCAGTTCGAGCCGGCGTACGCCCAGCTGGTGTTCGCATGTTTTGATCAACCGGATCTGAAGGCAACCTACGACATCGCCGTGACCGCCCCGGAGCGGTACGTGGTGGTGCTCAATGAATCGGTCGACGTTGACAACCGCGGCGACGGCACGGCCGTGACGTCCACAAAAATCGACTACCCCCTGTCGACATACCTGATCGCGGTCATTGCGGGCGAATACGAGTCCGTGCACGATGAATACACCGACAGCCACGGTGAGATTCCGCTGGGGCTCTACGCCCGCGCCAGCATCATCAAGCACATGGATTCCGAGCGCCTGTTCCGCGAAACAAAGGAGGGGTTTGGCTACTTCCACAAGAAATTCGGCCGCGCGTACCCCTTTGGGAAGTACGACCAGATTTTCTGCCCGGAGTACAACATGGGCGCGATGGAAAACGTTGGGGCAGTCACGCTTCGCGACGAGTACGTGTTCACGTCCCCGCCGACGCCGTTCCGCTACGAGCGCCGCAATGACACCATCTTGCACGAAATGGCCCACATGTGGTTCGGCGACCTCGTGACCATGAAGTGGTGGGATGACCTGTGGCTTAACGAGTCCTTCGCCACCTGGTCCGCAGCGATCGCGCAGGCGGAAGCCACGGAATTTGAAAACGCTTGGGTGACCTTCGCGTCCATCGAAAAGGCGTGGGCATATGCGGCTGATCAATTACCCTCCACCCACCCGATTGCGGCGGATGCGCCGGACATTGAAACAGCGGAGCAGAACTTTGACGGCATTACCTACGCCAAGGGCGCAAGCGTGCTCAAGCAGCTCGCGGCCTACGTCGGGGTGGAGCAATTCTTCGCGGGCGTGCGCGATCACTTTGCCAACCACGCCTTTGCAAACGCGACGTTCGCTGATTTGCTGGGCGCGCTGGAAAAGGCATCCGGCAGGGACTTGAGCGACTGGGCCGACCAGTGGCTGCGCACCACTGGCGTGTCCATCCTTCGCCCCGACACCTCCGGTGGAGCGTTCACCGTCATCCAGGAATCACCGGTTCAGCGCACGCACCGCGTGGGCGTGGGCCTGTACTCCCGTGATGAGGCAAGTGGGAAGGTAACGAGGACCCACTACGTGGAGGTGGACATCACCGGCGCTGAAACGGCAGTGCCGGAACTCGATGGGGTCCCGCACGACCTCGCACTGGTCAACGATGAGGACCTCACGTACTGCCTCATGGGACTGACGGATGAGCACACGCAGTTTGTGCTCGATTACTTGGGTGACATCGTCGACCCGATGGCCCGCACTTTGTGCTGGTCCGCGATCTGGGAGGCAGTGCGTGGCGGCCGCCTTCCCGCACGCAAATTCGTGGAGTTGGTGGCCAGATTCGCTGGTGCTGAAGACCAGCCGGCCGTCCAAGAACGCCTGCTTGGCCAGGCCACCTCAGCCGTGAAGTACTACGTGTCCCCCGACTGGCAGCGCGAAGGTTACGCGTTACTAGAAAACGCGTTCCGCGGCCAAGAGCCCCGCATCATCTTTGACCGTGCACTCGCCCAGCTCGACCAGCTGGGCCCGGACTCGATCAGTTACCTGCGCGACCTTCTCTACGGGGACAGCGCTACCGACAACCAGGAGCTTCGTTGGCTAGCACTCACCGCGTTAACAGCCAACGGCGAGTTCGATGGGGATGCCGCAGCCAAGGCCGCGGCCGAAGAAGACGATCCTTCGTCCCAAGGCGAAGTCTCACGCCTGCGCATCCGTGCCGCCGCGGACAAGCGCTGGGCATGGGACGAGCTCACTGGCGTGGGCGCCGCGGACATCTCCAACCTGGCATCCCGCCACCTGATTGAAGGCATCATGTGGAACGACCGCGGGCTGGAAGGCCTCACCGACGAGTTCTTCCGCATCGCGCCCCAGCTTTGGGACACACTGTCGAACGAAATGGCGCAGCGCACCCTAGAGGGCCTCTACCCCGCCTATGACATCAGCCAATCGGCCGTCGATAAGGCACATGATCTCCTCAACGCCGATGTTCCTGCTGGCCTGAAGCGAGTGATCTCTGAAGGCCAAGACCGTGCCGCACGCGCGGTGCGCAACCGCGCAGTGGACGAGGCGTCCTAG
- a CDS encoding mycothiol-dependent nitroreductase Rv2466c family protein: MTQHITFWFDASCPFCWQTSRWIKEVEAVRDIAVDWVPMSLAVLNDGRDLDPGYMQMMEANWGPARVFAKVKAEAPEKVDELYTAMGTIIHPGGERGKKGFGAYDAVIAQALEQVGLDESFAAVANTEEYDEKLREYHQGAMDAVGDDVGTPVIKLGDSAFFGPVITRVPEGEEAGKLFDSAVGLASYPYFFELKRSRTEGPQV; this comes from the coding sequence ATGACTCAACACATTACATTTTGGTTCGACGCTTCCTGCCCGTTCTGCTGGCAGACCTCCCGCTGGATCAAGGAGGTAGAGGCCGTCCGCGACATCGCGGTCGACTGGGTCCCCATGTCTCTCGCCGTGCTTAACGACGGTCGGGATTTGGACCCCGGCTACATGCAGATGATGGAGGCCAACTGGGGTCCGGCCCGAGTGTTTGCAAAGGTGAAAGCCGAAGCACCGGAGAAGGTCGACGAACTCTACACCGCAATGGGCACCATCATCCACCCGGGCGGCGAGCGCGGCAAGAAGGGCTTTGGCGCCTACGACGCGGTCATTGCCCAGGCCTTGGAGCAGGTCGGCCTGGATGAGTCCTTCGCTGCCGTCGCCAACACCGAGGAGTACGACGAGAAGCTGCGCGAATACCACCAGGGCGCGATGGACGCTGTCGGCGACGACGTGGGCACGCCGGTGATCAAACTTGGCGACTCCGCGTTCTTCGGACCCGTCATCACCCGCGTTCCCGAAGGCGAGGAAGCCGGCAAACTCTTCGACTCCGCCGTTGGCCTAGCCAGCTACCCCTACTTCTTCGAACTCAAGCGCTCCCGCACCGAAGGCCCGCAGGTGTAG
- a CDS encoding ribose-5-phosphate isomerase, with product MRIYLGADHAGFERKEEIKEHLESKGFEVVDCGANEYDAADDYPPFCIDAAEKVVANPGSLGIVLGGSGNGEQIAANKVKGARCALAWSVETAQLAREHNDAQLIGLGGRMHSKEEALAIVDAFVGIDTSHAVEERHQRRIDMLAEYEATGENKGLPA from the coding sequence ATGCGTATTTACCTTGGAGCAGACCACGCCGGATTCGAGCGCAAAGAAGAGATCAAGGAGCACCTTGAAAGCAAGGGCTTCGAGGTCGTCGACTGTGGCGCAAACGAGTACGACGCTGCTGATGACTACCCGCCGTTTTGCATTGACGCTGCAGAGAAGGTTGTTGCCAACCCGGGATCGCTCGGCATCGTGCTCGGCGGCTCCGGAAACGGTGAGCAGATCGCGGCGAATAAAGTCAAGGGCGCACGCTGCGCTTTGGCATGGTCCGTTGAGACTGCGCAGCTGGCGCGCGAGCACAACGACGCACAGCTGATCGGCCTCGGCGGTCGTATGCACTCGAAGGAAGAGGCGTTGGCAATCGTTGACGCCTTCGTCGGCATCGACACCAGCCACGCAGTAGAAGAACGCCACCAGCGTCGCATCGACATGCTGGCTGAGTACGAAGCAACCGGCGAGAACAAGGGCCTGCCGGCATAG
- a CDS encoding glycosyltransferase family 2 protein: MRNQLKTPAVSVIIPHYNNPSMLEHVIAGVRAQDYGGPIEIIVADDGSDTLPTPIEDERVPVTVVGQENLGFRAAAARNLGASHATGEVLAFLDGDTIPDPGYLSAVVPHVTSDSRAVVVGARRTGPERTEPEWLRDAWRQTNNLRRGDDTSWRYIISSVLTCSRPFFWQVGGFDATFIGYGGEDWEFGFRAWNAGATFVHEPTATATHPDEDFGSRHDNPVEEARVKNVESIALAQRITHPIARPAHARFDTTDIGVHIIRHVPADFPGVLEHMIDSWLAIDSTVYIDRDLQIPELFASDPRVRSERSDWKFMMPLHRINVDLLGPWALDNIEDFFRHSRDTPHTGGWVCETSGMSLVRAQTARGIALGLPPRDVYHDDAGVRWINGPVRLERTFAGW; encoded by the coding sequence GTGCGGAATCAGCTAAAGACCCCGGCGGTGAGCGTTATTATCCCGCACTACAACAACCCCTCCATGCTGGAGCACGTCATCGCCGGTGTGAGGGCCCAAGACTACGGCGGCCCGATAGAGATCATCGTCGCCGACGATGGTTCTGACACCCTGCCCACTCCGATTGAGGATGAACGCGTCCCCGTCACCGTCGTCGGGCAGGAGAACCTGGGTTTCCGCGCGGCCGCGGCCCGCAACCTGGGTGCATCACACGCTACAGGTGAGGTCCTCGCGTTTCTTGACGGGGACACGATCCCCGATCCCGGCTACCTTTCGGCCGTCGTGCCCCACGTCACGTCGGATTCTCGCGCCGTGGTGGTGGGCGCACGACGTACGGGACCAGAGCGCACCGAGCCGGAGTGGCTGCGCGATGCCTGGCGCCAAACCAATAACCTGCGCCGTGGAGACGACACGTCGTGGCGCTACATCATCTCTTCCGTCTTAACGTGCTCGCGCCCGTTCTTCTGGCAGGTCGGCGGCTTCGACGCCACGTTCATTGGCTACGGCGGGGAGGACTGGGAATTCGGTTTCCGCGCGTGGAATGCCGGCGCCACCTTTGTCCACGAGCCCACCGCTACCGCCACCCACCCGGACGAAGACTTTGGCAGCCGCCACGACAACCCCGTCGAAGAAGCACGGGTCAAAAACGTGGAGTCCATAGCGCTTGCCCAGCGCATCACGCACCCGATCGCACGCCCTGCTCACGCCCGCTTTGACACCACCGATATCGGCGTCCACATTATTCGTCACGTACCAGCTGATTTTCCCGGTGTGCTGGAACACATGATTGACTCGTGGCTGGCCATCGATTCCACCGTGTACATCGACCGCGACCTACAGATCCCAGAGCTCTTTGCTTCCGACCCGCGAGTACGCAGCGAGCGATCAGATTGGAAATTTATGATGCCGTTGCACCGCATCAACGTAGATCTCTTAGGCCCGTGGGCGTTGGACAACATTGAAGATTTCTTTCGCCACAGCCGCGACACCCCCCACACGGGCGGTTGGGTGTGCGAAACGTCCGGAATGTCCCTGGTCCGAGCCCAGACCGCCCGCGGTATTGCTTTAGGACTCCCTCCAAGAGACGTCTACCACGACGACGCCGGGGTGCGATGGATCAACGGCCCCGTCCGACTCGAGCGGACCTTCGCCGGCTGGTGA
- a CDS encoding glycosyltransferase family 1 protein, giving the protein MRSVHHFIVGPDNHGVTRHALSLAAATLAPPYEITRIESFRQVLLPDAPIHITFTDHLFTASAEDTPLQAVDNVLDLVGDRPLSVSLHDIPQREEGASRYARRMPAYRRLVDAATLAVVNSDHEASALPGAKVIRLPIPRINSPYQPEPGTVGVVGFLYPGKGHEDILDALRGSDFTVRFLGQVSAGHENWADELIESTKENGPATTVTGWLSDAELAAEMGRIAVPICPHRHFSASGSLMTWLGAGRRVLVRDSEYAREIDEWLPGRLTLLPSHPTDGTWRDAVEEFARTERQLARSETGGPCEPPRYGWAEVAELWKKEWMRCGIS; this is encoded by the coding sequence ATGCGTTCGGTTCACCATTTCATCGTCGGCCCGGACAACCACGGGGTCACCCGCCACGCATTGAGCTTGGCCGCTGCAACGCTGGCGCCACCGTATGAGATCACCCGGATCGAATCTTTCCGTCAGGTCCTCCTCCCGGATGCGCCGATTCACATCACGTTCACGGACCACCTGTTCACAGCGTCGGCCGAGGACACCCCGCTTCAGGCCGTCGATAATGTTCTTGATCTCGTGGGGGATCGCCCGCTCAGCGTCAGCCTCCACGACATCCCCCAGCGCGAGGAAGGGGCGTCACGTTACGCGCGTCGCATGCCCGCTTATCGACGACTGGTGGATGCCGCAACCCTGGCCGTAGTCAATTCCGACCATGAAGCATCGGCTTTGCCAGGCGCGAAGGTGATTCGGTTGCCGATCCCGCGCATCAACTCGCCCTACCAGCCGGAACCGGGCACAGTTGGCGTCGTGGGGTTCCTCTACCCCGGCAAAGGGCACGAGGACATCCTCGATGCTCTGCGTGGTAGTGATTTCACGGTGCGGTTTCTCGGCCAAGTGTCCGCTGGCCATGAAAACTGGGCAGACGAGCTCATCGAGTCGACGAAAGAAAATGGCCCTGCCACAACCGTCACCGGCTGGTTGAGCGACGCTGAGCTGGCCGCGGAAATGGGTCGCATTGCCGTGCCGATCTGCCCGCACCGGCACTTCTCCGCTTCTGGCTCGTTGATGACGTGGCTGGGCGCGGGTCGCCGCGTCCTCGTGCGCGATTCGGAGTACGCCCGCGAAATTGATGAGTGGCTACCCGGCCGGTTGACCCTCCTCCCCTCGCACCCAACCGATGGCACCTGGCGGGACGCCGTGGAAGAGTTCGCGCGCACGGAACGCCAGCTGGCACGCAGCGAAACGGGCGGGCCGTGTGAGCCCCCGCGCTACGGTTGGGCCGAAGTCGCCGAGCTATGGAAGAAAGAGTGGATGCGGTGCGGAATCAGCTAA
- a CDS encoding WcbI family polysaccharide biosynthesis putative acetyltransferase yields the protein MPFLTVVGNCQAESLRRLVTSTGIADSERIPPVHEMEASDMEWFCAMLARTDILITQPIRNDYRGLPLGTEQTMACLPRSARTVLFPVMRFDALTPTQAIIRDPEEPSLDPPVVPYHDLRILAAHLKGRQEAIAPTPADDAYRAKLAETVEQMRRREEAAGDAMVGMSDFLETVPVWHTINHPDNATMGELARRVATRLGAEGEVVLPDYEMLGELDSPIDASAAAALGASDRVPAHRGVWSRRREGEIPFSDITAAQLEFYRERPGVVQAGLARYGERMRQFGLID from the coding sequence ATGCCGTTTTTAACCGTCGTGGGAAACTGCCAAGCCGAATCCTTGCGCCGCCTTGTGACCAGCACTGGGATTGCTGACTCCGAACGTATCCCGCCGGTGCATGAGATGGAAGCCTCCGACATGGAGTGGTTTTGCGCGATGCTCGCGCGCACCGACATTTTGATCACCCAACCGATCCGCAATGACTACCGCGGCTTGCCCCTGGGAACCGAGCAAACGATGGCGTGCCTGCCCCGCAGTGCACGCACGGTGCTCTTCCCCGTCATGCGGTTCGACGCGCTCACCCCAACCCAAGCGATCATCCGCGACCCCGAGGAACCGTCACTTGATCCGCCGGTGGTCCCCTATCACGACCTGCGTATTCTCGCGGCCCACCTGAAAGGCAGGCAGGAGGCGATTGCACCTACTCCAGCCGACGACGCCTACCGGGCAAAGCTTGCGGAAACCGTTGAACAGATGCGCCGCCGCGAAGAGGCCGCGGGTGACGCGATGGTGGGAATGTCAGACTTTCTGGAAACCGTCCCCGTCTGGCACACCATCAACCACCCGGATAATGCCACCATGGGCGAGTTAGCCCGGCGCGTTGCCACCAGACTCGGTGCTGAAGGTGAGGTCGTCTTGCCCGACTACGAAATGCTGGGTGAGCTCGATTCGCCCATTGACGCCTCCGCCGCAGCCGCGCTCGGCGCATCGGATCGGGTCCCAGCCCACCGCGGCGTGTGGTCACGCCGACGCGAAGGGGAGATCCCGTTTTCAGACATCACCGCAGCCCAGCTTGAGTTTTACCGCGAGCGCCCCGGCGTAGTTCAAGCCGGACTGGCTCGCTACGGCGAGCGCATGCGCCAGTTTGGGCTGATTGATTAA
- a CDS encoding glycosyltransferase family 4 protein produces the protein MKVLSVPAQHPYTQAIRPQGVEYLPDPDINGNWWPHPALDASWWRGRSDVDVLHIHFGFEHKNADELRMLIDELHRARIPLVVTVHDLVNPHLDDSDQERHYANTAVLVEGADQVVTLTDGAAQEIAQRYGRGDAWVIPHPAVVPAGGATAERNRSGVAVFLKSLRSNAVTDPEFYHTIAQEVELTVYLHDEDATARFGAELGARGVSVVKHARMSDDELHAAVASHVACVLPYLRGTHSGWLEMCRDLGTTVAAPDCGMFGDQADAPGVVEVYRTGDGADAARAAATLVERGAVPYAGDRAARDAQIRDDYAHVYERAVRAAAETLSAKRGSE, from the coding sequence ATGAAGGTTCTTTCCGTGCCCGCCCAACATCCCTACACCCAGGCGATTCGACCGCAAGGGGTTGAGTATCTCCCTGACCCGGATATCAACGGCAACTGGTGGCCGCACCCGGCTTTGGATGCCTCGTGGTGGCGCGGCAGAAGCGACGTGGATGTGCTGCACATTCACTTCGGCTTCGAGCACAAGAATGCGGATGAGCTTCGCATGCTTATCGACGAACTTCATCGCGCACGCATCCCCCTCGTGGTGACCGTCCACGACCTTGTGAACCCGCACTTAGACGACAGCGACCAGGAGCGCCATTACGCCAACACTGCCGTGCTAGTTGAAGGTGCTGATCAGGTGGTGACTCTGACGGACGGAGCTGCGCAAGAGATTGCACAGCGCTACGGCCGCGGCGACGCGTGGGTGATTCCCCACCCCGCGGTTGTCCCCGCTGGCGGCGCTACAGCGGAAAGAAACCGGAGCGGCGTTGCGGTCTTCCTTAAATCTTTGCGTAGTAATGCGGTGACGGACCCAGAGTTCTATCACACTATCGCGCAAGAAGTGGAACTTACGGTGTATCTCCACGATGAGGACGCGACCGCACGATTTGGGGCTGAGCTGGGGGCGCGCGGGGTGAGCGTCGTCAAGCATGCGCGCATGAGCGATGACGAGCTGCACGCGGCTGTGGCCTCGCATGTTGCGTGCGTCCTTCCGTACCTGCGCGGAACGCACTCCGGGTGGTTAGAAATGTGCCGTGACCTGGGCACGACCGTGGCTGCGCCGGACTGCGGAATGTTTGGCGATCAGGCGGATGCCCCGGGGGTCGTCGAGGTGTACCGCACTGGCGACGGCGCTGACGCCGCGCGGGCAGCAGCGACCCTGGTGGAGCGCGGCGCGGTGCCCTATGCCGGCGACCGCGCTGCCCGTGACGCGCAGATCCGCGATGATTACGCGCACGTGTATGAGCGGGCGGTTAGGGCAGCGGCTGAGACTTTGAGCGCGAAGAGGGGGAGCGAATGA